From one Chryseobacterium sp. 3008163 genomic stretch:
- a CDS encoding prolyl oligopeptidase family serine peptidase: protein MNFKPILLTAGVLFSATFYSQKMNYPKAVKGNQTDTYFGTAVADPYRDLENDSEPTKKWVDEEVAYSQNYLSKIPFREQIKKQLTDIWNYEKIGAPFKEGDYTYYYKNNGLQAQSVLYRTDNKTKTTEVFLDPNKFSEKGTTSLSSLSFNKKGNLAAYAISEGGSDWNKIIILDAITKKQIDETIVDVKFSGISWQGDEGFYYSSYDKPKEGTVLSGMTDKHKVFFHKLGTKQSEDQLIFGGDKTPRRYLGAGVSEDQRYLIISAANATNGNELYIKDLKKGGDFVQINKGFDINVNLVDTEGDQLFIFTDKDAPNMRLVKTTIQNPSPETWKDVIPETENVLGISSGGGYFFATYMVDAIDKVKQFDKTGKLIREISLPGKGNVGGFGGKEKEKEMYYSFSNYITPGTTYKFNADTGKSEVYQKPKVKFNPEDYVSEQVFYTSKDGTKVPMMINYKKGTKLNGKNPTMLYSYGGFNISLQPSFSVVNAIWMENGGIYAVPNIRGGGEYGKKWHDAGTKMDKKNVFEDFIAAGEYLQSKGYTSKEYMALSGRSNGGLLVGATMTMRPDLAKVAFPGVGVLDMLRYNKFTAGAGWSYDYGTAEDNKEMFDYLKSYSPVHNVKAGTCYPSTMIITSDHDDRVVPAHSFKFGAELQDKQKCANPILVRIEKNAGHGAGRATDQVISENTDLISFALYEMGIKKLGK, encoded by the coding sequence ATGAATTTTAAACCTATCTTATTAACGGCTGGAGTTTTGTTTTCAGCAACTTTTTATTCTCAGAAAATGAATTATCCTAAAGCAGTAAAAGGAAATCAGACCGATACTTATTTTGGAACTGCCGTTGCAGATCCATACAGAGATTTAGAAAATGACTCCGAACCTACGAAGAAATGGGTCGATGAAGAAGTCGCCTACAGTCAGAATTATCTTTCTAAAATTCCTTTCAGAGAGCAAATTAAAAAGCAATTAACAGACATTTGGAATTACGAAAAAATTGGTGCACCGTTCAAAGAAGGAGATTATACGTATTATTATAAAAATAATGGACTTCAGGCGCAATCTGTGTTGTACAGAACCGATAACAAAACTAAAACGACAGAAGTATTTTTAGATCCAAATAAATTTTCAGAAAAAGGAACAACTTCGCTTTCAAGTTTGTCTTTCAACAAAAAAGGAAATCTAGCGGCATACGCAATTTCAGAAGGTGGAAGCGACTGGAATAAAATCATCATTCTCGACGCTATTACCAAAAAACAAATCGACGAAACCATCGTTGATGTAAAATTCAGTGGAATTTCCTGGCAAGGCGATGAAGGTTTCTACTATTCAAGCTACGATAAGCCGAAAGAAGGAACTGTACTTTCTGGGATGACAGATAAGCACAAAGTTTTCTTCCACAAATTAGGCACAAAACAATCTGAAGATCAGTTGATTTTCGGGGGAGATAAAACTCCGAGAAGATATTTGGGAGCAGGCGTTTCCGAAGACCAAAGATATTTAATCATTTCCGCAGCAAACGCAACCAACGGAAACGAATTATACATTAAAGATTTAAAGAAAGGCGGTGACTTTGTTCAAATCAATAAAGGTTTCGATATCAATGTAAATTTGGTCGATACAGAAGGCGATCAACTTTTCATTTTTACAGATAAAGATGCTCCCAACATGCGTTTGGTAAAAACAACCATCCAAAATCCGTCTCCAGAAACATGGAAAGATGTTATCCCTGAAACAGAAAATGTGCTAGGAATCTCTTCTGGTGGTGGATATTTCTTCGCAACATATATGGTTGATGCAATTGATAAAGTAAAACAGTTTGACAAAACCGGAAAACTGATCAGAGAAATATCTTTGCCTGGAAAAGGTAATGTTGGCGGATTTGGCGGTAAAGAAAAAGAGAAGGAAATGTACTATTCTTTCAGCAATTATATTACGCCGGGAACAACTTATAAATTCAATGCAGATACCGGAAAATCTGAGGTATATCAAAAACCAAAAGTAAAATTCAATCCTGAAGATTATGTTTCTGAACAAGTATTTTACACATCAAAAGACGGTACAAAAGTTCCGATGATGATTAACTATAAAAAAGGAACAAAGCTGAACGGAAAAAACCCTACGATGTTGTATTCTTACGGAGGTTTCAACATCAGTTTACAGCCATCGTTTTCAGTAGTTAATGCCATCTGGATGGAAAATGGTGGAATTTATGCAGTTCCAAACATTCGTGGTGGTGGTGAATATGGTAAAAAATGGCACGACGCAGGAACTAAAATGGATAAGAAAAATGTATTTGAAGATTTCATAGCGGCTGGAGAATATTTGCAAAGCAAAGGCTACACTTCAAAAGAATACATGGCACTTTCAGGAAGATCAAACGGTGGACTTTTGGTTGGTGCAACCATGACGATGCGTCCGGATTTGGCTAAAGTTGCTTTCCCGGGAGTTGGTGTTTTAGATATGCTGAGGTACAATAAATTTACTGCCGGAGCAGGTTGGTCTTACGATTACGGAACTGCAGAAGACAACAAAGAAATGTTTGATTATCTGAAATCATATTCTCCGGTTCACAATGTAAAAGCAGGAACTTGCTATCCTTCAACGATGATTATCACAAGCGATCATGATGACAGAGTGGTTCCGGCGCACTCATTTAAATTCGGCGCAGAATTGCAGGACAAACAGAAATGTGCAAACCCAATATTGGTAAGAATTGAAAAGAATGCAGGTCATGGTGCAGGAAGAGCGACCGATCAGGTAATCAGCGAAAATACAGATTTGATTTCTTTTGCTTTGTATGAAATGGGAATTAAAAAGCTTGGAAAATAA
- the scpA gene encoding methylmalonyl-CoA mutase, with protein sequence MRREIQNKNPQFTISEKQTEIYPFEKDGLELKSSYTRQDVKDDSLTKTSPGITPFLRGPYSTMYVQKPWTVRQYAGFSTAEESNAFYRRNLAAGQKGLSVAFDLATHRGYDSDHARVVGDVGKAGVAIDSVEDMKILFNEIPLDEISVSMTMNGAVLPILSFYIVAAEEQGVSQDKLSGTIQNDILKEFMVRNTYIYPPTPSMKIIADIFEYTSKNIPKFNSISISGYHMQEAGATPVLEMAYTLADGLEYVRTGIKAGMNVDDFAPRLSFFWAIGMNHFMEIAKMRAARYIWATLLKQFNPQNPKSLALRTHSQTSGWSLTEQEPFNNITRTAIEALSSSLGGTQSLHTNALDEAIALPTDYSAKIARNTQIILQQESGICDVVDPMGGSNLVEALTQQMIEEAMKFIDEVEKEGGMTKAIEAGIPKMRIEEASAIKQAKIDSGEEFIIGVNSFKSNLKQMQLEILDIDNTEVRRKQIERLESIKLSRNSEAVEEILNEIRESAKTGSGNLLALCIEAARRRVTLGEMSDAMEETFGRYKANIRTIQGVYAMNAGKNEYFGQALLLTQKFEEEEGRRPRIMVAKMGQDGHDRGAKVVATAFADMGFDVDVAPLFQTPEEVAKQAVENDIHILGVSSLAAGHKTLVPQVVEELKKLGAEDITIVVGGVIPQQDYEFLYANGADFIFGPGTNLPKCAVDILNRFLA encoded by the coding sequence ATGAGAAGGGAAATTCAAAATAAAAATCCCCAATTTACAATATCAGAAAAGCAAACTGAAATCTACCCATTTGAAAAAGATGGATTAGAACTAAAATCATCATACACAAGACAAGACGTAAAAGATGATTCTCTTACTAAGACTTCTCCGGGAATTACACCATTTTTACGAGGTCCATACTCAACGATGTATGTTCAAAAACCTTGGACGGTTCGTCAATATGCAGGATTTTCAACTGCTGAAGAATCCAACGCCTTTTACAGAAGAAACTTAGCGGCAGGGCAAAAAGGACTTTCAGTTGCATTCGATTTGGCGACTCACAGAGGGTATGATTCCGATCATGCAAGAGTTGTTGGTGATGTCGGGAAAGCTGGTGTTGCGATTGATTCTGTTGAGGATATGAAAATTTTGTTTAATGAAATTCCGTTAGATGAAATCTCAGTTTCCATGACGATGAATGGAGCAGTTTTGCCGATTCTTTCCTTTTATATTGTCGCTGCAGAAGAACAGGGCGTTTCTCAGGATAAACTTTCAGGAACCATTCAGAATGATATTTTGAAGGAATTTATGGTGCGTAATACATACATTTATCCGCCAACACCTTCGATGAAAATCATTGCTGATATTTTTGAATATACTTCTAAAAATATTCCGAAATTCAACTCCATCTCAATTTCTGGATATCATATGCAGGAAGCAGGTGCTACGCCGGTTTTGGAAATGGCTTACACTTTAGCTGACGGTTTAGAATATGTAAGAACCGGAATAAAAGCTGGAATGAACGTTGATGATTTTGCCCCAAGACTGTCTTTTTTCTGGGCAATCGGGATGAATCATTTCATGGAAATTGCTAAGATGCGTGCTGCGAGATATATCTGGGCGACATTATTGAAACAATTTAATCCTCAAAATCCTAAGTCTTTAGCATTAAGAACGCATTCTCAAACTTCAGGTTGGTCTCTAACAGAACAAGAACCTTTTAACAATATCACAAGAACTGCCATAGAAGCTTTATCTTCATCTTTAGGCGGAACTCAGTCGTTGCATACGAATGCTTTGGACGAAGCGATTGCGCTTCCAACAGATTATTCAGCGAAAATTGCAAGGAATACACAAATTATTCTACAACAAGAAAGTGGAATTTGCGATGTCGTAGACCCGATGGGTGGAAGCAATTTAGTGGAAGCATTAACTCAGCAAATGATCGAGGAAGCTATGAAATTCATCGATGAGGTTGAAAAGGAAGGCGGAATGACCAAAGCCATTGAAGCCGGCATTCCTAAAATGAGAATTGAGGAAGCTTCTGCAATAAAACAAGCAAAAATCGATAGTGGCGAAGAATTTATCATCGGTGTCAACTCTTTTAAATCAAATTTAAAACAGATGCAATTGGAGATTTTAGATATTGATAACACAGAAGTTCGCAGAAAACAAATTGAAAGACTTGAATCCATTAAATTAAGCAGAAATTCTGAAGCGGTTGAAGAAATTTTAAATGAAATCCGTGAATCTGCAAAAACAGGAAGTGGAAATCTTCTGGCATTATGTATCGAAGCAGCCCGCAGAAGGGTTACTTTGGGCGAAATGAGTGATGCCATGGAAGAAACTTTCGGACGTTATAAAGCCAACATCAGAACCATACAAGGAGTTTACGCTATGAACGCAGGTAAAAACGAATACTTTGGTCAGGCGCTTCTGCTTACCCAAAAATTTGAAGAAGAAGAAGGTCGCCGCCCAAGAATTATGGTGGCAAAAATGGGACAGGATGGTCACGACCGTGGTGCAAAAGTGGTCGCAACTGCCTTTGCTGATATGGGATTTGACGTGGATGTTGCACCGTTATTCCAGACTCCGGAAGAAGTTGCAAAACAGGCTGTAGAAAATGATATTCATATTTTGGGTGTATCTTCTTTGGCTGCTGGTCACAAAACTTTAGTTCCACAAGTCGTTGAAGAACTGAAAAAACTCGGTGCTGAAGATATTACGATTGTTGTTGGCGGCGTAATTCCACAACAAGATTATGAATTTTTATATGCGAACGGAGCAGATTTTATTTTCGGTCCTGGTACAAATCTTCCAAAATGTGCGGTAGATATTTTGAATCGATTTTTAGCATAG
- a CDS encoding FtsX-like permease family protein, which translates to MKKFFNSIILYAGLFIAFILVLSCLQLYENANKLFGSKSSEGNYWLTFSKKMTPDNIGRKELLGFNENDVAQLKKWTEIKNVYPFSANEFKASANGGDFIPFYTDLYFESVDLKAIDVPVTEEEFKVKGNEIPIIISREYLNLYNYGFALNQGLPQISEDFAKKIEINLNITVNKENKTYKGKLIGLSDRIHSVLIPKKFLDSLNLATKPELAAQPKIFNRVLVQVADSGDEKLISKMKENGYESNQESLRSAKIKSKLFLVLKAIAVLGIFIFALCLYIIVSFIKIQFLEKQEEVSIKNSLGYSPRKMVNDISRRFSIHLVIVLILSLILIAAGQYFASTSAVSNGLLSPYINPFLWSVIIIIPVLVYFFVKELIYRWLIKSWKI; encoded by the coding sequence ATGAAGAAATTTTTTAATTCAATCATCCTTTACGCCGGACTTTTCATTGCCTTTATTTTGGTATTGTCTTGTCTGCAGCTTTACGAAAATGCCAACAAACTTTTCGGGAGCAAAAGCAGTGAGGGAAATTACTGGCTGACATTCAGCAAAAAAATGACTCCCGACAATATCGGAAGGAAAGAGTTGCTTGGTTTTAACGAAAATGATGTCGCCCAACTTAAGAAATGGACTGAGATAAAAAACGTGTATCCCTTTTCTGCCAACGAATTTAAAGCTTCGGCAAACGGCGGTGATTTTATTCCTTTCTACACAGATTTGTATTTCGAAAGTGTCGATTTGAAAGCTATCGATGTTCCTGTAACTGAGGAGGAGTTTAAAGTGAAGGGTAACGAAATTCCAATTATTATTTCACGGGAATATTTGAATCTTTATAATTACGGATTTGCTCTCAACCAAGGTCTGCCACAGATTTCAGAAGATTTTGCAAAGAAAATAGAAATCAATCTGAACATTACGGTCAATAAAGAAAATAAAACGTATAAAGGAAAACTCATCGGACTTTCAGACAGAATACATTCAGTTTTAATTCCTAAAAAGTTTCTGGATTCTTTAAATTTAGCTACAAAACCAGAACTTGCTGCACAACCAAAGATTTTTAACAGGGTTTTGGTGCAGGTAGCAGATTCAGGGGATGAAAAGTTGATTTCTAAAATGAAAGAAAACGGCTACGAATCTAATCAGGAAAGTCTGCGTTCTGCAAAGATAAAGTCTAAATTATTTTTAGTTTTAAAAGCTATTGCCGTGCTAGGAATTTTCATTTTTGCATTGTGCCTTTACATTATTGTGAGTTTTATTAAAATTCAGTTTTTAGAAAAACAGGAAGAGGTTTCCATCAAAAACAGTTTGGGATATTCACCAAGGAAAATGGTGAATGACATCAGCAGACGTTTTAGCATTCATTTGGTGATTGTGTTGATTTTAAGTTTGATTCTTATTGCTGCAGGACAGTATTTTGCTTCTACCTCAGCAGTTTCAAACGGATTATTATCGCCATACATCAATCCATTCCTTTGGTCTGTGATCATCATCATTCCGGTATTGGTTTATTTTTTCGTAAAAGAATTGATTTACCGCTGGCTCATTAAGTCATGGAAAATCTAA
- a CDS encoding ATP-binding cassette domain-containing protein, giving the protein MDNISLENISPKYFTPRNVEQSEIWKKNIRFSKGDKHLIVAPSGSGKSTLATAILGTHFQYEGNIKYDQQVVKDLHLEKIVSNRKNGVSLLFQDVRLIKNLTISENILLRVFNEDRKKYIPKMEEYAQRLGIENLLNKKAENCSYGERQRSAIVRSLINPTNFLIYDECFSHLDVNNKQIAFHLIDEVSKQSGSSVIFFELNKFQFEHQYQLLHL; this is encoded by the coding sequence ATGGATAATATTAGCTTAGAAAATATTTCCCCAAAATATTTCACTCCCCGAAACGTTGAACAATCTGAAATCTGGAAGAAAAACATCCGTTTCAGCAAAGGTGACAAACACCTGATTGTAGCGCCTTCAGGGAGTGGGAAATCTACTTTGGCAACAGCTATTCTGGGAACTCATTTTCAGTATGAGGGAAACATCAAATATGACCAGCAAGTTGTAAAAGATTTACATCTTGAAAAGATTGTCAGCAATAGAAAAAATGGGGTAAGTCTTCTTTTTCAAGATGTTCGTTTGATTAAAAACCTGACCATTTCTGAGAATATTCTGCTTAGAGTTTTTAATGAAGACCGAAAAAAATATATTCCCAAAATGGAAGAATATGCTCAAAGATTGGGAATTGAAAATCTCTTGAATAAAAAGGCCGAAAACTGTTCGTACGGCGAGCGTCAAAGAAGTGCCATCGTAAGAAGCTTGATTAATCCTACGAATTTTTTGATTTATGATGAATGTTTCAGTCATTTGGATGTCAACAATAAGCAGATTGCTTTCCACTTGATTGACGAAGTTTCAAAACAAAGCGGAAGTTCAGTCATCTTTTTTGAGCTGAATAAATTTCAGTTTGAGCATCAATATCAACTTCTTCATCTCTAA
- a CDS encoding DUF4836 family protein: MRKNLIRNLFYVFAFAVLFSCSSGNNNDILTYTTDATLGLSRVNLNKISDKIPVEKILKEKKDLNNDEKFFLQLVNKPKESGIDIDQPLYFIADPGKSTYDPDIKAFFWIDDKAKFQKSMSDLTKTKVTIDKKDYIYVDSKLTGSIKGKMAVVSSDYSYRNPYNSYSSDMENVSKLNEKYFTDFWGRKGTANSAIKDQVNKSLVSDKDISGWMNIASVASFASKGYIETLAVNKLIKDSGIGFDFNFDKGKSEMDTKTFFNSDMKKIVEKYYDKNSINYDLVKNVDLDQAKSFSLGFFSLDFMKYLIKEAGFEATINHYLASTNKTLEDITSTFTGDYAFVEFKQPADSMDYYRSNNAFVLGFNPKNKAQLTTFLQGPLGEGKKYVIGDNQVIFSEDNKAIYQFKGKKESKNSKLNKKSGITAYSWSDGKDYNSNKENSSVKIIDVVNESKEDNGDMVSKTVFTLDKKDENALYYLIMNG; the protein is encoded by the coding sequence ATGAGAAAAAATTTAATAAGAAACTTATTCTATGTATTTGCATTTGCAGTATTATTCTCTTGCAGTTCTGGCAACAACAATGATATACTGACGTATACGACCGACGCTACTCTCGGGCTTTCACGTGTAAATCTGAATAAAATTTCGGATAAAATTCCGGTGGAAAAGATACTGAAAGAGAAGAAAGATCTGAATAACGATGAGAAATTTTTCCTGCAATTGGTCAACAAACCGAAAGAATCGGGAATTGACATTGACCAACCTCTTTATTTTATTGCAGACCCTGGAAAATCTACTTACGATCCAGACATCAAAGCTTTTTTCTGGATTGATGATAAAGCAAAATTTCAAAAAAGTATGTCTGATCTTACGAAAACTAAAGTAACGATCGACAAAAAAGATTACATCTACGTTGACAGCAAACTGACGGGAAGCATAAAAGGAAAAATGGCCGTTGTGTCGAGCGATTATTCATACAGAAATCCTTACAACTCATATTCTTCAGATATGGAGAATGTTTCTAAACTGAACGAAAAGTATTTCACAGATTTCTGGGGAAGAAAAGGAACTGCTAATTCGGCAATAAAAGATCAGGTTAACAAATCTTTGGTAAGCGATAAAGACATCAGCGGATGGATGAATATTGCTTCTGTTGCGAGTTTTGCATCGAAAGGTTACATAGAAACTCTTGCTGTAAATAAGCTAATCAAAGATTCAGGAATTGGTTTTGATTTTAATTTTGACAAAGGGAAATCTGAAATGGATACCAAAACGTTTTTCAACAGCGACATGAAAAAGATTGTTGAAAAATATTACGATAAAAACAGTATCAATTATGATTTGGTGAAAAATGTTGACCTTGATCAAGCTAAATCTTTTTCTTTAGGATTTTTCAGTTTAGACTTTATGAAATATCTGATTAAAGAAGCTGGTTTTGAGGCAACTATAAATCATTATTTAGCATCAACAAACAAGACATTAGAAGATATTACTTCAACATTTACAGGTGATTATGCTTTTGTGGAATTTAAGCAACCGGCAGATTCTATGGATTATTACCGTTCAAACAATGCTTTTGTATTAGGTTTCAATCCGAAAAATAAAGCTCAGCTTACGACATTTCTACAAGGTCCATTAGGAGAAGGTAAAAAGTATGTGATTGGTGACAATCAGGTAATTTTCTCTGAAGACAATAAAGCAATTTATCAGTTTAAAGGTAAAAAAGAAAGCAAAAATTCTAAGCTTAATAAAAAGTCCGGAATCACTGCATATTCTTGGTCTGATGGTAAAGATTACAACAGCAATAAAGAAAACAGCTCTGTGAAAATCATCGATGTAGTGAACGAATCTAAAGAAGATAACGGAGATATGGTTTCTAAAACGGTTTTCACTTTAGATAAGAAAGATGAGAATGCACTTTATTATTTAATCATGAATGGATAA
- a CDS encoding RtcB family protein, protein MGNLKLKGKDILKLGYPNNQSINIALEVMKRNFATKNIHYVKSLLKEIHQNPENFEKDLTFGQIAEALLSSKKTEKRMLNTNRASFQIFGNNISDEAKNQLYTALKLPIAMQGALMPDAHSGYGLPIGGVLAVENAVIPYGVGMDIGCRMSLSILDTPISYLDGARDKYEKALAEHTKFGMYETHKSHIEHEIFDRDTFNMIPILRRLKGKAMKQMGSSGGGNHFVEFGEVEITEEDEQIGLPKGKYLGILSHSGSRGLGAEIAQYYSRVATEQCPLPKEAQNFAWLDLDTHLGLEYWTAMNLAGDYASACHNDIHRRLVKAVGGRVKARIENHHNFAWKEIHNGKEVIVHRKGATPANENELGMIPGSMTAKGFIVRGKGNPDSLNSASHGAGRAFSRGECRNRFTQNDIKKELKLKNVTLMGGNAEEAPMAYKDINEVMNAQSELVDILGTFQPRIVRMDK, encoded by the coding sequence ATGGGAAATTTAAAACTAAAAGGAAAAGATATATTAAAATTAGGCTATCCAAACAACCAGAGCATCAACATCGCTTTGGAAGTGATGAAGAGGAATTTTGCAACCAAAAATATTCATTATGTAAAATCTCTTCTCAAGGAAATCCACCAAAATCCGGAGAACTTCGAGAAAGATTTAACCTTCGGACAAATCGCAGAAGCTTTACTTTCATCAAAGAAAACAGAAAAAAGAATGCTCAACACCAATCGGGCATCATTTCAGATTTTCGGAAACAACATTTCAGATGAAGCAAAAAATCAATTGTACACCGCATTGAAACTTCCAATTGCAATGCAGGGAGCTTTAATGCCAGATGCACACAGCGGTTACGGACTTCCAATCGGTGGAGTTCTCGCCGTAGAAAATGCCGTGATTCCATACGGAGTCGGGATGGATATTGGCTGCAGAATGAGCCTCAGTATTTTGGATACGCCAATTTCATATCTCGATGGCGCAAGAGACAAATATGAAAAAGCGCTTGCCGAACATACAAAATTCGGAATGTACGAAACACACAAATCTCACATCGAGCACGAAATTTTCGATAGAGATACTTTCAATATGATCCCGATTTTGAGAAGATTAAAAGGAAAAGCCATGAAGCAAATGGGAAGTTCCGGTGGCGGAAATCACTTTGTGGAATTCGGGGAAGTTGAAATTACGGAAGAAGACGAGCAAATCGGACTTCCGAAAGGAAAATACCTGGGAATTCTTTCGCACAGCGGTTCACGTGGATTGGGAGCAGAGATCGCTCAATATTATTCGAGAGTTGCGACCGAACAATGTCCGTTACCAAAAGAAGCGCAAAACTTCGCCTGGCTGGATCTTGACACACACCTCGGATTAGAATATTGGACAGCGATGAATCTCGCAGGAGATTATGCTTCTGCCTGTCACAACGATATTCACAGAAGATTGGTAAAAGCAGTCGGCGGAAGAGTAAAAGCCAGAATCGAAAACCATCACAATTTCGCATGGAAAGAAATCCACAACGGAAAGGAAGTGATTGTTCACCGAAAAGGTGCAACTCCGGCAAATGAAAACGAGTTGGGAATGATTCCAGGTTCGATGACCGCAAAAGGATTTATCGTTCGCGGAAAAGGAAATCCGGATTCGCTGAACTCGGCTTCACACGGAGCGGGAAGAGCTTTTTCGAGAGGCGAATGCAGAAACCGCTTCACCCAAAATGACATCAAGAAAGAATTAAAACTCAAAAATGTCACACTGATGGGCGGAAATGCCGAAGAAGCACCGATGGCGTACAAAGACATCAATGAAGTGATGAATGCACAAAGCGAATTGGTCGATATTCTGGGAACTTTTCAACCTCGAATTGTTAGGATGGATAAATAA
- the prfH gene encoding peptide chain release factor H, with translation MDKIIQITSGRGPLECQWIVAKVLKVFLEETKQNKIDYEIIHRENGDENLTLKSATLLLKGKEVNEFLKTWLGSILWIGKSTYRKFHKRSNWFIGIFELEGLEKIEFNEKEIQFQTARSQGSGGQNVNKVETAVRATYPKTGQSVFVQDSRSQLENKKLAIIRLKEKVMEFHIQQLEKQMQETWNNHLNVQRGNPIRTFSGTDFKKNHQEKSFKKERNQLKNELKNYRNDLN, from the coding sequence ATGGACAAAATAATACAAATCACCTCGGGAAGAGGACCTTTGGAATGTCAATGGATAGTTGCCAAAGTTCTGAAGGTTTTCCTTGAAGAGACAAAACAAAATAAAATCGATTACGAAATCATTCATCGAGAAAATGGCGATGAAAACCTGACTTTGAAATCTGCGACCTTACTTTTAAAAGGAAAAGAAGTCAACGAATTTTTAAAAACTTGGCTCGGAAGCATTCTTTGGATTGGGAAAAGCACCTACAGAAAATTTCATAAAAGAAGCAATTGGTTTATCGGGATTTTTGAACTAGAAGGTTTGGAGAAAATTGAATTTAATGAAAAAGAAATTCAGTTTCAGACGGCGAGAAGTCAAGGAAGTGGCGGACAAAACGTGAATAAAGTAGAAACCGCTGTTCGTGCAACCTATCCGAAAACCGGACAAAGTGTTTTCGTTCAGGATTCCCGTTCGCAATTGGAGAATAAGAAACTTGCCATCATCAGACTGAAAGAAAAAGTAATGGAATTTCATATTCAGCAATTGGAAAAACAGATGCAGGAAACGTGGAACAATCATTTGAATGTTCAAAGAGGAAACCCAATCCGAACATTTTCGGGAACCGATTTTAAAAAGAATCATCAGGAGAAATCTTTCAAAAAAGAAAGAAATCAACTGAAAAACGAATTAAAAAACTACAGAAATGACCTTAACTAA
- a CDS encoding tetratricopeptide repeat protein, with protein MTLTKSKYYFEALDNYPYSLPDCLEALNYALSYDPEDADSLCLMGRIYSEMLNDYEKAKLYFEEAMLCDVTNLNTPKYYIKCLLDNEDLQEAEKLIIYSLKIKGIDKATLWFFRSMLSEKRGSLTNALRFLTESAKYCFSSQSLDVVKDRKKFIKSKMPKKSKNKKETK; from the coding sequence ATGACCTTAACTAAAAGTAAATATTATTTCGAAGCTCTGGATAATTATCCATACAGCTTGCCGGATTGTCTGGAAGCGTTGAATTATGCGCTTTCCTACGACCCTGAAGATGCAGATTCGCTTTGTCTGATGGGAAGAATCTACAGCGAGATGCTCAACGATTATGAAAAGGCAAAACTCTATTTCGAAGAAGCGATGCTATGCGATGTCACAAATCTCAATACGCCAAAATATTACATCAAGTGTCTTTTGGATAACGAAGATTTGCAGGAAGCAGAAAAATTGATTATTTATTCTTTAAAAATAAAAGGAATTGATAAAGCAACTTTATGGTTTTTCAGATCAATGCTTTCAGAAAAAAGAGGAAGTTTAACGAATGCTTTAAGGTTCTTAACTGAATCTGCAAAGTATTGTTTCTCGTCACAAAGTCTGGATGTAGTAAAAGATCGTAAGAAATTTATAAAGTCTAAGATGCCAAAGAAATCTAAAAACAAGAAGGAGACGAAATAA